In a genomic window of Tissierella sp. Yu-01:
- a CDS encoding NUDIX domain-containing protein, whose product MFCKHKERETYEIPGGHREVDETILDTAKRELQEETGAIEFEIQPISVYSVTGKNRVNSNGNETFGMLFYAEIHSFKDMLEDEIEKIEFFSDLPSNLTYPEIQPYLYNKVVGIKGKK is encoded by the coding sequence ATTTTTTGTAAACATAAAGAAAGAGAAACTTATGAAATTCCTGGTGGTCATAGAGAAGTAGATGAAACTATATTAGATACAGCAAAACGTGAACTACAAGAAGAAACAGGAGCAATTGAGTTCGAAATTCAACCTATTTCAGTGTATTCAGTAACAGGGAAGAATCGTGTTAATAGTAATGGTAACGAAACTTTTGGAATGTTGTTTTATGCAGAAATCCATTCTTTTAAAGATATGTTAGAAGATGAAATTGAGAAGATTGAGTTTTTTAGTGACTTACCAAGTAATCTAACATATCCAGAGATTCAACCTTATTTATACAATAAAGTAGTTGGAATAAAGGGGAAAAAATGA